In Massilia violaceinigra, one DNA window encodes the following:
- the ccsB gene encoding c-type cytochrome biogenesis protein CcsB gives MEASQAAQAAQASQSQTYRQAPGYFKRLDLFDWAFAAVLMGAALFALNRYGAYMDIYEKVILVLTAPTFAALGWHWKPVRWLIPVVALLAFAAIGLYGGNLEAANKNFFLKYMLSSQSAILWMSALFLFSTVFYWVGLLSRSNYGSSVGSKLCWAAVVLGWTGMMVRWYESYLIGADVGHIPVSNLYEVFILFSMITAMFYLYYEQHYATRQLGAFVMLIIGAAVGFLLWYAGSRDAADIQPLVPALQSWWMKIHVPANFIGYGTFALAAMVGSAYLIKSHGYLADRLPALEVLDDIMYKAISVGFAFFTVATILGALWAAEAWGGYWSWDPKETWALIVWLNYAAWLHMRLMTGLRGRVAAWWALIGLLVTTFAFLGVNMFLSGLHSYGKL, from the coding sequence ATGGAAGCATCCCAAGCAGCACAAGCAGCACAAGCATCGCAATCGCAGACCTACCGGCAGGCCCCCGGCTATTTCAAGCGTCTCGACCTGTTCGACTGGGCCTTCGCCGCCGTGCTGATGGGCGCGGCCCTGTTCGCGCTGAACCGCTACGGCGCCTATATGGATATCTACGAAAAGGTGATCCTGGTGCTGACCGCGCCCACCTTTGCCGCCCTCGGCTGGCACTGGAAACCGGTACGCTGGCTCATTCCCGTGGTGGCCCTGCTGGCCTTCGCGGCCATTGGCTTGTACGGCGGCAACCTTGAGGCGGCGAACAAGAATTTCTTCCTGAAATACATGCTGTCGAGCCAGTCCGCGATCTTGTGGATGAGCGCGCTATTCCTGTTTTCCACCGTGTTCTACTGGGTCGGGCTGCTCAGCCGTTCGAACTACGGTTCCTCGGTCGGCTCCAAGCTGTGCTGGGCTGCCGTGGTGCTCGGCTGGACCGGGATGATGGTGCGCTGGTACGAGTCGTACCTGATCGGGGCCGACGTCGGCCATATTCCGGTTTCGAACCTGTATGAAGTGTTCATCCTGTTTTCGATGATCACGGCCATGTTCTATCTGTACTACGAACAACATTACGCCACGCGCCAGCTGGGCGCCTTCGTGATGCTGATCATCGGTGCCGCGGTCGGCTTCCTGCTGTGGTACGCCGGCTCGCGCGATGCCGCCGACATCCAGCCGCTGGTGCCGGCCCTGCAAAGCTGGTGGATGAAAATCCACGTGCCGGCCAACTTCATCGGCTACGGCACCTTTGCGCTGGCGGCCATGGTCGGTTCGGCTTACCTGATCAAGTCGCACGGCTACCTGGCGGACCGCCTGCCGGCGCTGGAAGTGCTGGACGACATCATGTACAAGGCGATCTCGGTCGGTTTCGCCTTCTTCACGGTCGCCACCATCCTGGGCGCCCTGTGGGCGGCCGAAGCCTGGGGCGGCTACTGGTCGTGGGATCCGAAGGAAACCTGGGCCCTGATCGTCTGGCTCAATTACGCGGCCTGGCTGCACATGCGTCTCATGACCGGCCTGCGCGGCCGCGTGGCGGCCTGGTGGGCCCTGATCGGCCTCTTGGTGACGACCTTCGCCTTCCTGGGGGTGAATATGTTCCTGTCCGGCTTGCATTCTTATGGCAAACTTTAA
- the msrP gene encoding protein-methionine-sulfoxide reductase catalytic subunit MsrP: MLIKRSPNGIDLPFSSEITPQAVYESRRRFIAQMAAGAVAGGALWEMANREAFAAAAPAQKLVGKLNPAYAALDKQTPFKDASTYNNFYEFGLDKSDPAQNAHTLKTRPWTVTIEGEVKKPMTLDLDALLKLAPLEERVYRLRCVEGWSMVMPWVGYSLSELIKKVEPTGNAKYVEFVTLADKAQMPGVSSRVLNWPYVEGLRIDEANHPLTLLTLGMYGQTLPNQNGAPVRLVVPWKYGFKSAKSIVKIRFVKDQPRTAWNVSAPSEYGFYSNVNPEVDHPRWSQASERRIGEDGFFQKKRKTLMFNGYGDVASLYSGLDLKKNF; this comes from the coding sequence ATGCTGATCAAACGTAGCCCCAACGGTATCGACCTGCCGTTTTCATCCGAAATCACGCCGCAGGCGGTCTACGAATCGCGCCGCCGTTTCATCGCCCAGATGGCGGCCGGCGCCGTCGCCGGCGGTGCCTTGTGGGAAATGGCCAACCGCGAAGCGTTCGCGGCCGCCGCGCCGGCGCAAAAGCTGGTCGGCAAGCTCAATCCCGCCTACGCCGCGCTCGACAAGCAGACCCCGTTCAAGGATGCGTCGACCTACAACAACTTCTACGAATTCGGCCTCGACAAGTCCGATCCGGCCCAGAACGCGCATACGCTCAAGACGCGCCCCTGGACGGTGACGATCGAAGGCGAAGTCAAAAAGCCGATGACGCTCGACCTCGACGCGCTGCTCAAGCTGGCGCCGCTGGAAGAGCGCGTCTACCGGCTGCGCTGCGTGGAAGGCTGGTCGATGGTGATGCCGTGGGTCGGCTATTCGCTCTCCGAGCTGATCAAGAAAGTCGAGCCGACCGGCAACGCCAAATACGTCGAATTCGTCACCCTGGCCGACAAGGCGCAGATGCCGGGCGTGAGCAGCCGCGTGCTCAACTGGCCGTATGTGGAAGGCTTGCGCATTGATGAAGCGAATCATCCGCTGACCTTGCTGACCCTCGGCATGTACGGGCAGACCTTGCCGAACCAGAACGGCGCCCCGGTGCGCCTGGTGGTGCCTTGGAAATACGGCTTCAAGTCGGCCAAGTCGATCGTCAAGATCCGCTTCGTCAAGGACCAGCCGCGCACCGCGTGGAATGTGTCGGCGCCATCCGAGTACGGCTTTTATTCCAACGTCAATCCCGAGGTCGACCATCCGCGCTGGTCGCAGGCCAGCGAGCGCCGCATCGGCGAAGATGGTTTCTTCCAGAAAAAGCGCAAGACGCTGATGTTTAACGGCTATGGCGACGTGGCGTCCCTGTACAGCGGACTCGATCTGAAAAAGAACTTTTAA
- a CDS encoding sulfite oxidase heme-binding subunit YedZ → MAFNPGSRQLFAIKAALFALALVPLARMVYLTVSGQLVEPLEFITRGTGDWVLYMLCITLALTPLRRLTGWNWLVRLRRMAGLFTFFYGCLHFLTFLWFDHFFDLAEMFRDVIKRPFITVGFIAFVLLIPLAVTSTNGMIKRLGGKRWQWLHRLIYLIAPLAILHFWWMKAGKNNFTEPLIFGAIVAVLLGLRVLWSRQKAAAARA, encoded by the coding sequence ATGGCCTTCAATCCCGGTTCAAGGCAACTGTTTGCCATCAAGGCCGCGCTGTTCGCGCTGGCGCTGGTGCCGCTGGCGCGCATGGTGTACCTGACTGTCAGCGGGCAGCTGGTCGAGCCGCTCGAATTCATTACGCGCGGCACCGGCGACTGGGTGCTGTACATGCTGTGCATCACCCTGGCGCTCACGCCGCTGCGGCGCCTGACGGGCTGGAACTGGCTGGTCAGGCTGCGCCGCATGGCGGGGCTGTTTACTTTTTTCTACGGCTGCCTGCATTTCCTCACCTTCCTCTGGTTCGACCATTTTTTCGATCTGGCGGAAATGTTCCGGGACGTCATCAAGCGGCCCTTCATCACGGTCGGCTTCATCGCCTTCGTGCTGCTCATTCCGCTGGCCGTGACCAGCACCAACGGCATGATCAAGCGCCTCGGCGGCAAGCGCTGGCAGTGGCTGCACCGGCTCATCTACCTGATCGCGCCGCTGGCGATCCTGCATTTCTGGTGGATGAAAGCCGGCAAGAACAACTTCACCGAGCCGTTGATTTTCGGCGCCATCGTCGCGGTGTTGCTGGGGCTGCGGGTGTTGTGGAGCCGCCAGAAGGCCGCCGCCGCGCGCGCCTGA
- a CDS encoding Rpn family recombination-promoting nuclease/putative transposase translates to MPTPHAPHDLGYRSLFAHPELVRELITDFTSFKLLDDVALSAFERVNPAYVSERLSAREDDIVWRVRLGDQFLYVYILLECQSGVDRWMALRMQTYIGLLYQDLVKGHELSPGLLLPPVLPLVFYNGLPRWSASMELAGLLMQAPAELAALQPSQRYVLIDQQRLDRTALEANASLLALLFRLELSAGPDVSKNVFAALTTWFNGAPQATLRRSVQVWINALLARGASKEELFMVENVEEGADMGGKLATWAREFEELGFQKGCAQGKAEGVAEGVAEGVAKGKAEGQVIALRDALKSLLRIRFGDIPQPAAQRIDHATQAELEGWIERSIDSPSLPALFGQDAAPA, encoded by the coding sequence ATGCCCACCCCTCACGCCCCTCACGACCTCGGATACCGTTCGCTGTTCGCCCACCCGGAACTGGTGCGCGAACTGATCACGGATTTTACTTCCTTCAAACTGCTTGATGACGTTGCGCTGTCGGCCTTCGAGCGCGTCAATCCGGCGTATGTGAGCGAACGCCTGTCGGCCCGCGAGGATGACATCGTCTGGCGCGTGCGGCTGGGCGACCAGTTTCTTTACGTGTACATCCTGCTGGAATGCCAGTCCGGCGTGGACCGCTGGATGGCCTTGCGCATGCAGACCTACATCGGTTTGCTGTACCAGGATCTGGTCAAGGGCCACGAATTATCGCCGGGCCTGCTGTTGCCGCCGGTACTGCCGCTGGTGTTCTACAACGGCTTGCCGCGCTGGAGCGCCAGCATGGAGCTGGCCGGGCTCCTCATGCAAGCGCCCGCCGAGCTGGCGGCGCTCCAGCCGTCCCAGCGCTATGTGCTGATCGACCAGCAGCGCCTCGACAGAACGGCGCTGGAAGCGAATGCCAGCTTGCTGGCGCTGCTGTTTCGGCTTGAACTTTCAGCCGGTCCCGATGTCTCAAAAAATGTCTTTGCTGCGCTGACGACATGGTTCAACGGAGCCCCCCAGGCCACCCTGCGGCGCTCGGTGCAGGTGTGGATTAACGCATTGCTGGCACGCGGAGCCAGCAAAGAGGAACTGTTCATGGTTGAGAATGTGGAGGAGGGTGCTGACATGGGAGGCAAGCTCGCAACCTGGGCCCGGGAGTTCGAGGAACTCGGCTTTCAAAAGGGGTGTGCGCAAGGTAAGGCGGAAGGGGTCGCGGAAGGGGTCGCGGAAGGCGTAGCGAAAGGTAAGGCCGAAGGGCAAGTCATCGCACTGCGCGATGCGCTCAAAAGCCTGTTGCGCATCAGGTTCGGCGACATCCCGCAACCGGCTGCGCAACGGATTGACCACGCCACGCAGGCAGAACTTGAAGGCTGGATCGAGCGCAGTATCGACTCGCCCAGCTTGCCCGCGCTGTTCGGTCAGGACGCGGCGCCCGCCTGA
- the lysA gene encoding diaminopimelate decarboxylase, with translation MPHFFHLDGVLHAERTPLSRIAEQFGTPTYVYSKAALLENFDAFADACAGRDALVCYAMKANSNLAILDLLARRGAGFDIVSGGELLRVIAAGGDPAKVIFSGVGKTVDEMRLALSHDILCFNVESIPELHRLNEVAGAMGKQARVSLRVNPNVDAKTHPYIATGLKANKFGVAFDDALATYRTAAGLPHLTPVGIDCHIGSQLLDDAPLLEALDKLIELVDALGAEGIVLDHLDMGGGIGINYGAAGDAPPVPVGDYLGRVFARIDAWRAANYGGAPIKVIFEPGRAIVGDTGVLLTRVEFLKPGAEKNFCIVDAAMNDLMRPALYQAWMDVQQVQAGTQPAVSYDVVGPVCESGDWLARERELSVAQGALLAIMQAGAYGFTMSSNYNTRGRAAEVMVDGDTVHLVRRREDPAELFALESMLK, from the coding sequence ATGCCGCATTTCTTTCACCTGGACGGCGTCCTGCACGCCGAACGCACCCCCCTGTCCCGCATCGCTGAACAGTTCGGCACGCCGACCTATGTGTATTCAAAAGCGGCGCTGCTGGAGAACTTCGACGCCTTCGCCGACGCCTGCGCCGGGCGCGATGCGCTGGTCTGCTATGCGATGAAAGCCAATTCCAACCTGGCCATCCTCGACCTGCTGGCGCGCCGCGGGGCCGGCTTCGACATCGTCTCCGGCGGCGAACTGCTGCGCGTGATCGCCGCCGGCGGCGATCCGGCCAAGGTGATCTTTTCGGGCGTCGGCAAGACCGTCGACGAAATGCGCCTGGCGCTGTCGCACGATATCCTGTGCTTTAACGTCGAATCGATTCCCGAGCTGCACCGCTTGAACGAGGTGGCCGGCGCCATGGGCAAGCAGGCGCGCGTGTCGCTGCGCGTGAATCCGAACGTGGATGCCAAGACCCATCCGTACATCGCCACCGGCCTGAAAGCGAACAAATTCGGCGTGGCCTTCGACGATGCGCTGGCCACCTACCGCACCGCCGCCGGCCTGCCGCACCTGACCCCGGTCGGGATCGATTGCCACATCGGCTCGCAGCTGCTGGACGACGCGCCCCTGCTCGAAGCGCTCGACAAGCTGATCGAACTGGTCGACGCGCTCGGCGCCGAAGGCATCGTGCTCGACCATCTGGACATGGGTGGCGGCATCGGCATCAACTACGGCGCCGCCGGCGATGCGCCGCCGGTGCCGGTGGGCGACTACCTGGGACGCGTGTTCGCACGCATCGATGCCTGGCGCGCGGCGAACTACGGCGGCGCTCCGATCAAGGTGATTTTCGAGCCGGGCCGCGCCATCGTGGGCGATACCGGCGTGCTGCTGACCCGCGTCGAGTTCCTGAAACCGGGCGCCGAAAAGAATTTTTGCATCGTCGACGCGGCCATGAACGACCTGATGCGCCCGGCTCTGTACCAGGCCTGGATGGATGTGCAGCAAGTGCAGGCGGGCACGCAGCCGGCCGTGAGCTACGACGTGGTCGGCCCCGTGTGCGAGTCGGGCGACTGGCTGGCGCGCGAGCGCGAACTGAGCGTGGCGCAGGGCGCCCTGCTGGCCATCATGCAGGCCGGCGCCTACGGTTTTACGATGTCGTCGAACTACAACACGCGCGGCCGTGCCGCCGAGGTGATGGTCGACGGCGACACGGTGCACCTGGTGCGCCGGCGCGAAGACCCAGCCGAGCTGTTCGCCCTGGAATCGATGCTCAAGTAA
- the lptM gene encoding LPS translocon maturation chaperone LptM, protein MKSSSALNIGIAAVVFGLLAGCGQTGPLYLPKPPAKPAAPANAAAALPTTPPPPSSPAAQ, encoded by the coding sequence GTGAAGTCTTCATCTGCGCTCAATATCGGCATCGCCGCCGTGGTCTTTGGCTTGCTGGCAGGCTGCGGCCAGACCGGTCCGCTGTACCTGCCCAAGCCGCCCGCCAAGCCGGCCGCACCCGCCAACGCAGCCGCCGCTCTGCCGACCACGCCGCCCCCACCCTCTTCTCCCGCTGCCCAATAA
- the cyaY gene encoding iron donor protein CyaY → MSEKEFLDLAETTLNKIEAAMDRLNDEDVIDVECKRSGNVLEIEFIDNGSKIIVNSQAPMQELWVAAKSGGFHYKRVDGAWINTRDGSELFAALSDLASAQGGARVTL, encoded by the coding sequence ATGAGCGAAAAAGAATTTTTGGACCTGGCCGAAACGACCCTGAACAAGATCGAAGCGGCGATGGACCGGCTGAACGACGAGGATGTCATCGATGTCGAGTGCAAGCGCAGCGGCAACGTGCTGGAGATCGAGTTCATCGACAACGGCAGCAAGATCATCGTCAACAGCCAGGCGCCGATGCAGGAACTGTGGGTGGCGGCCAAGTCGGGCGGCTTCCACTACAAGCGCGTCGACGGCGCCTGGATCAACACGCGCGACGGCAGCGAACTGTTCGCCGCGCTGTCGGACCTGGCCAGCGCCCAGGGCGGGGCCCGCGTCACGCTCTGA
- a CDS encoding penicillin-binding protein 1A: MSSSKPDANPSSPSRPARARSPKRLLLIVLGSLTGTALIGLLVVVFALAMAYPNLPPLDTLTDYRPKMPLRIFSADNVLIGEFGEERRNLVHIKDIPEVMKKAVLAIEDDRFYQHGGVDYTGILRAALHNATGGAKQGASTITQQVARNFFLSSEQTLKRKAYEVLLAWKIEQNLTKDQILEVYMNQIYLGQRAYGFASAAQIYFGKNLKDITVAEAAMLAGLPKAPSAYNPVVNPKRARTRQQYILQRMHMLGYITTPQFETAKAETLRIKTDSSEFGVHAEYVAEMARQLVYEQFKEETYTRGLNVFTTITKADQDAAYLALRRGVMEYERRHPYRGPESYIEIPQAKEEADEAIENALAEHPDSDDIIAAMVLQASPTGITAVTASGEEVKISGTGLAFAQNWLSSKAPANRRVKRGAVIRISQDGGTAWSVTQMPEVQSAFVAADATDGAIRALVGGFDYNRNKFNHVTQAWRQPGSSFKPFIYSASLERGLSPATIINDAPISFDAGQTGGQAWEPKNYDNKYEGPMTMRRGLTKSKNMISIRILNKIGAKYGQEYTTRFGFESEKNPPYLTLALGAGSTTPLQLAGAYAVFANGGFRVSPYLISKVTDSSGKILSQATPDKSGDEANRVIDARNAFLVDSMLKDVVRFGTATKALSLKRTDISGKTGTTNDSIDAWFAGYTPKLVGIAWIGYDQPKNLGNKETGGGLALPIWIGYMQKALKGVPNEERAVPEGLVMAGDDYYYVENPPGTGVQSLDIGARGTPAEEKVKDAVKNELF; encoded by the coding sequence ATGAGCTCTTCCAAGCCGGACGCCAACCCCTCTTCCCCGTCGCGCCCTGCCCGCGCGCGCTCGCCCAAGCGACTGTTGTTAATTGTCCTCGGCAGCCTGACCGGCACGGCCCTGATCGGCTTGCTGGTCGTGGTGTTCGCGCTGGCCATGGCCTACCCGAATCTGCCCCCGCTCGACACCCTGACCGACTACCGCCCGAAGATGCCCTTGCGGATTTTTTCGGCCGATAATGTGCTGATCGGCGAGTTCGGCGAAGAACGGCGCAACCTGGTGCACATCAAGGATATTCCCGAGGTCATGAAGAAGGCGGTGCTGGCGATCGAAGACGACCGCTTTTACCAGCACGGCGGGGTCGACTACACCGGCATCCTGCGCGCGGCCTTGCACAACGCCACCGGCGGCGCCAAGCAGGGCGCCTCGACCATCACCCAGCAGGTGGCGCGCAATTTCTTCCTGTCGAGCGAGCAGACGCTCAAGCGCAAGGCGTATGAAGTGCTGCTGGCCTGGAAGATCGAGCAAAACCTGACCAAGGACCAGATCCTCGAGGTCTACATGAACCAGATCTACCTGGGCCAGCGCGCCTACGGCTTCGCTTCGGCGGCCCAGATCTACTTCGGCAAGAACCTGAAAGACATCACCGTGGCCGAGGCCGCGATGCTGGCCGGCTTGCCGAAGGCGCCGTCGGCCTACAACCCGGTGGTCAACCCCAAGCGCGCGCGCACGCGCCAGCAATACATCCTGCAGCGCATGCACATGCTGGGCTACATCACCACGCCCCAGTTCGAGACCGCCAAGGCCGAAACGCTGCGCATCAAGACCGACAGCAGCGAATTCGGCGTGCACGCCGAATACGTGGCCGAAATGGCGCGCCAGCTGGTGTACGAGCAGTTCAAGGAAGAAACCTATACGCGCGGCCTGAACGTGTTTACCACCATCACCAAGGCCGACCAGGATGCGGCCTACCTGGCCCTGCGCCGCGGCGTGATGGAGTACGAGCGGCGCCACCCTTACCGCGGTCCGGAATCGTATATCGAGATCCCGCAGGCGAAGGAAGAAGCCGATGAAGCGATCGAAAACGCACTGGCCGAGCACCCCGACAGCGACGACATCATCGCCGCCATGGTGTTGCAGGCGTCGCCCACCGGCATCACCGCCGTGACGGCCTCGGGCGAGGAAGTCAAGATCAGCGGCACCGGCCTGGCATTCGCCCAGAACTGGCTCTCGAGCAAGGCCCCGGCCAACCGGCGCGTCAAGCGCGGCGCGGTGATCCGCATCAGCCAGGATGGCGGGACGGCCTGGTCGGTCACGCAGATGCCGGAAGTGCAGTCGGCCTTCGTGGCGGCCGACGCCACCGATGGCGCGATCCGCGCGCTGGTGGGCGGCTTCGACTACAACCGCAACAAGTTCAACCACGTCACGCAAGCGTGGCGCCAGCCCGGTTCCTCGTTCAAGCCGTTCATCTATTCGGCCTCGCTGGAGCGCGGCCTGTCGCCGGCGACCATCATCAACGACGCCCCGATCTCGTTCGACGCCGGCCAGACCGGCGGCCAGGCGTGGGAGCCGAAGAATTACGACAACAAGTACGAAGGGCCGATGACCATGCGGCGCGGGCTGACCAAGTCGAAGAACATGATTTCGATCCGCATCCTCAACAAGATCGGGGCCAAGTACGGCCAGGAATACACGACCCGCTTCGGCTTCGAGTCCGAGAAGAACCCGCCCTACCTGACCCTGGCGCTTGGTGCGGGCTCGACCACGCCGCTGCAGCTGGCCGGCGCCTACGCCGTGTTCGCCAACGGCGGTTTCCGGGTCAGCCCCTACCTGATCTCGAAGGTCACCGACAGCAGCGGCAAGATCCTGTCGCAAGCGACGCCCGACAAGTCGGGCGACGAAGCGAACCGGGTGATCGATGCGCGCAATGCCTTCCTGGTCGACAGCATGCTCAAGGATGTGGTGCGCTTCGGCACGGCCACCAAGGCCCTGTCGCTCAAGCGCACCGACATTTCCGGCAAGACCGGCACCACCAACGATTCGATCGATGCCTGGTTCGCCGGCTACACCCCGAAACTGGTGGGGATCGCGTGGATCGGCTACGACCAGCCGAAAAACCTCGGCAACAAGGAAACCGGCGGCGGGCTGGCCCTGCCGATCTGGATCGGCTACATGCAAAAGGCGCTCAAGGGCGTGCCGAACGAGGAGCGGGCGGTGCCCGAGGGGCTGGTGATGGCGGGCGACGACTATTACTATGTCGAAAATCCGCCCGGCACGGGAGTGCAGAGCCTCGACATCGGCGCGCGCGGCACGCCGGCCGAGGAAAAGGTCAAGGACGCGGTCAAGAACGAACTGTTCTGA
- a CDS encoding pilus assembly protein PilM, giving the protein MVNLGSLFGQSSPPLLGLDISTSGVRLVELVVVGKNELRLERYASEPFPRGAVVDGNIENIEQVSEAVRRVWKKSGTRVKLVALGMPPASVITKKIILPAGMSEDQLEVQVESEASQYIPFALDEVSLDFDVIGPAANSVDDIDVMLAASRKEKVEDRVAIAEAAGLTAVVMDIESYAARAALERVTSQMKGSEGQIVALFQIGAQVTHISVMLNGETIYEREQPFGGNQLTQDIVRSYGLSFDEADAKKKAGDLPDNFQADLLAPFLENAALEVTRAIQFFYTSTPYTRIDQLFLAGGCALIPGLLDIVASRTKISSAVVSPFKGMSLGPSVREQQLRTEAPAYLVACGLALRRFG; this is encoded by the coding sequence ATGGTCAATTTAGGTTCCTTGTTCGGTCAATCCAGCCCGCCTCTGCTCGGCCTGGACATCAGCACGTCCGGCGTCCGGCTGGTTGAGCTGGTCGTGGTCGGCAAAAACGAGCTGCGTCTCGAACGCTATGCGTCCGAACCGTTCCCGCGTGGTGCGGTCGTCGACGGAAACATCGAAAATATCGAGCAGGTATCGGAGGCGGTGCGCCGCGTCTGGAAGAAAAGCGGTACCCGCGTCAAGCTGGTTGCGCTCGGCATGCCGCCGGCCTCGGTGATCACGAAAAAGATCATCCTGCCGGCCGGCATGTCCGAAGACCAGCTCGAAGTGCAGGTGGAGTCCGAAGCGAGCCAGTACATTCCTTTCGCGCTCGACGAGGTCAGCCTCGACTTCGACGTGATCGGACCGGCCGCCAATTCGGTCGACGACATCGACGTCATGCTGGCCGCCTCGCGCAAGGAAAAGGTCGAGGATCGCGTGGCGATTGCCGAAGCGGCCGGCCTGACCGCGGTGGTGATGGATATCGAATCGTATGCGGCGCGCGCCGCGCTCGAACGCGTGACGTCGCAGATGAAGGGTTCCGAAGGCCAGATCGTGGCGCTGTTCCAGATCGGCGCCCAGGTCACCCATATTTCGGTCATGCTCAACGGCGAAACCATTTACGAGCGCGAGCAACCGTTCGGCGGCAACCAGCTGACCCAGGATATCGTGCGCTCGTACGGCCTGTCGTTCGACGAAGCCGACGCCAAGAAGAAAGCGGGCGACCTGCCCGACAACTTCCAGGCCGACCTGCTCGCCCCGTTCCTCGAAAATGCCGCCCTCGAAGTGACCCGCGCGATCCAGTTCTTCTACACCTCCACGCCCTACACCCGGATCGATCAACTGTTCCTGGCCGGCGGCTGCGCGCTCATTCCCGGCTTGCTCGACATCGTGGCGAGCCGTACCAAAATTTCCAGCGCGGTGGTATCGCCTTTCAAAGGCATGTCGCTGGGCCCGTCCGTGCGCGAGCAGCAGCTGCGCACTGAGGCCCCCGCCTACCTTGTTGCCTGCGGGCTGGCCCTGCGGAGGTTTGGCTGA
- a CDS encoding PilN domain-containing protein → MIRINLLPHREEKRKQKKSAFVALMALSAVLGVLVVLAVGGYNERRISIQEERNGVLKAAIVELDKKIVEIAALKQEIEALKARQQAVEDLQGDRNQPVYLLDELVRQTPQGVYLKSFKQDGQRVTVGGFAQSQERVAELLRNIAGNSPWLERPDLTEVRAVQLAQSKTGKKVVEFSLNLYIKRQREKDEALKPGQKPAAGATAAAPGSPVPATAAP, encoded by the coding sequence ATGATCAGAATTAACCTGCTTCCCCACCGGGAAGAAAAGCGCAAGCAAAAGAAGAGTGCCTTTGTCGCCCTGATGGCCTTGTCGGCCGTGCTCGGCGTGCTGGTCGTGTTGGCGGTCGGCGGTTACAACGAGCGCCGCATCTCGATTCAGGAGGAACGCAATGGCGTGCTGAAAGCGGCCATCGTTGAACTCGACAAGAAAATCGTCGAAATCGCCGCCCTGAAACAGGAAATCGAAGCGCTCAAGGCACGCCAGCAGGCCGTCGAAGACTTGCAGGGCGACCGCAACCAGCCGGTCTATCTGCTCGACGAACTGGTCAGGCAGACCCCGCAGGGCGTCTACCTCAAATCGTTCAAGCAGGATGGCCAGCGCGTCACCGTGGGCGGTTTCGCCCAGTCGCAGGAACGGGTTGCCGAATTGCTGCGCAATATCGCCGGCAATTCGCCATGGCTCGAGCGTCCCGACCTGACCGAGGTACGCGCGGTGCAACTGGCGCAGAGTAAAACCGGCAAGAAAGTCGTCGAGTTTTCGCTGAACCTGTACATCAAGCGTCAGCGCGAGAAGGATGAAGCGCTCAAGCCGGGCCAGAAACCGGCCGCCGGCGCCACTGCTGCCGCCCCCGGCTCACCGGTTCCCGCGACAGCGGCCCCCTAG
- a CDS encoding type 4a pilus biogenesis protein PilO, translated as MNIDLKSLGGSLSSQFQNLGDRPPGQWPIAPRILCGIGVIAAVVTAGHFFYWSTQFEEYDQLAATELTLQGEYKTKVAQAINLEALIAQKAQVDQYVERLQKQLPSKAEMAALLSDINQAGVGRGLSFDLFKPGQVVVRDYYAELPIDIRVSGTYHDIGAFASDMANLPRIVTLNNMALTTNKDGGLVLEAVAKTFRYLDPEEANAQRKIKADRDKKAKDGKGAT; from the coding sequence ATGAATATAGACCTGAAATCGCTGGGTGGCTCGCTCAGCTCCCAGTTCCAGAACCTGGGGGACCGCCCGCCCGGACAATGGCCGATCGCTCCGCGCATCCTGTGCGGCATCGGCGTCATTGCGGCGGTCGTCACGGCCGGCCACTTTTTCTACTGGAGCACCCAGTTCGAAGAGTACGACCAACTGGCCGCCACCGAGCTGACCCTGCAGGGCGAGTACAAGACCAAGGTCGCCCAGGCGATCAACCTCGAAGCCCTGATCGCCCAGAAGGCGCAGGTGGACCAGTATGTCGAGCGCCTGCAGAAGCAATTGCCAAGCAAGGCTGAAATGGCGGCCCTGCTGTCGGACATCAACCAGGCCGGCGTCGGCCGCGGCCTGTCGTTCGACCTGTTCAAGCCGGGCCAGGTGGTGGTGCGCGATTACTACGCCGAACTGCCGATCGATATCCGGGTGTCCGGCACTTACCATGACATTGGCGCCTTCGCCAGCGACATGGCCAACCTGCCGCGCATCGTGACGCTCAACAATATGGCGCTGACGACCAACAAGGATGGCGGTCTGGTGCTCGAAGCGGTCGCCAAGACGTTCCGCTACCTCGACCCCGAAGAAGCGAACGCGCAACGCAAGATCAAGGCCGACCGCGACAAGAAGGCCAAAGATGGCAAAGGGGCCACGTAA